From the genome of Miscanthus floridulus cultivar M001 chromosome 10, ASM1932011v1, whole genome shotgun sequence, one region includes:
- the LOC136489010 gene encoding protein FAR-RED IMPAIRED RESPONSE 1-like: MQLMSEFYGSAQLTPYEAKDVSNFRSTIRKTEKFKDMQQALDHFRVLREEDPVFFYKFKLDDEHRFQNLFWADSASRHAYIESYHDCVSFDATYMTNLYDMPFAPFIGINRYGTIGPFLAGNQELEEEFTDCIDYTVTPEEFETKWQCFVPAYYMHCFFPFLQSTQSSEGFNALLKKYVNPNMSILHFVEQKIQDKCLVAQDGQDFRTDEKERRRWSRYLIEKHAATVYTKNLFYRFSKEFEKTADTTRNIHFYDE, encoded by the exons ATGCAGCTTATGTCAGAGTTCTATGGCTCAGCACAACTTACCCCATATGAAGCTAAAGATGTGAGCAACTTCCGCTCCACTATCCGAAAAACAGAAAAGTTCAAGGACATGCAGCAAGCATTAGATCACTTTAGGGTGCTGAGAGAAGAAGATCCTGTTTTTTTCTACAAATTCAAGTTGGATGATGAACATAGATTTCAAAACTTGTTCTGGGCTGATAGTGCATCGAGGCATGCTTATATCGAGTCCTACCACGATTGTGTCTCGTTTGATGCAACCTACATGACGAATTTGTATGACATGCCATTTGCACCGTTTATTGGGATCAACAGATATG GCACAATAGGACCATTTCTTGCTGGAAATCAAGAGCTAGAAGAAGAATTCACAGATTGTATTGACTACACAGTGACTCCGGAGGAGTTTGAGACAAAATG GCAGTGTTTTGTCCCAGCATATTATATGCACTGCTTCTTCCCGTTCTTGCAATCAACTCAGAGCAGTGAGGGATTCAATGCACTTTTGAAGAAGTATGTGAACCCCAACATGTCTATCCTGCACTTTGTTGAGCAAAAAATTCAGGACAAATGCCTTGTTGCTCAAGATGGACAAGACTTTAGGACAGATGAAAAGGAACGGAGGAGATGGTCCAGGTATCTAATAGAGAAACACGCTGCTACTGTGTACACTAAGAATCTATTCTATAGATTCTCAAAGGAATTTGAAAAGACAGctgacactactagaaatatccacttctacgaCGAATAG